A genomic window from Candidatus Pelagisphaera phototrophica includes:
- a CDS encoding zinc metallopeptidase: MSIDTLAIYPGGGGSIMGYLIFIVPTFILAMWAQSKVSSTYNKYARVPSRGRITGAEAAAAVMRNAGISDVKIIQVRGHLTDHYDPIGKKLALSEENYNGSSLAALGVAAHEAGHAVQHKIGYGALKARMALVPITNIASSVLPFVMIGSFFIIGGAFSLTLLKLGILCYVVLTLFQLITLPVEYDASARAKKELVALGILGNDEMVGVEKTLNAAALTYVAAFVSSLSYLIYLLSMLGGSRD, translated from the coding sequence ATGAGCATAGACACCTTAGCAATTTATCCCGGAGGAGGAGGCTCGATTATGGGCTACCTCATTTTCATCGTCCCCACATTCATTTTGGCTATGTGGGCGCAATCCAAGGTGTCCTCAACTTACAACAAGTACGCTAGGGTGCCTTCTCGTGGCCGAATCACAGGAGCCGAAGCCGCGGCAGCGGTAATGAGAAACGCCGGAATATCGGATGTTAAGATCATTCAAGTTCGGGGGCACTTAACGGATCATTACGACCCAATTGGCAAAAAGCTGGCTCTGAGTGAGGAGAACTATAACGGTTCGAGTTTGGCGGCTTTAGGAGTGGCTGCCCATGAAGCGGGCCACGCGGTTCAGCACAAGATTGGCTATGGGGCATTGAAAGCTCGAATGGCCTTAGTGCCTATTACGAACATTGCCTCGAGCGTGCTGCCTTTCGTTATGATTGGCTCGTTTTTCATCATCGGTGGGGCGTTCAGCCTTACCCTTCTCAAACTCGGCATTCTATGTTATGTGGTTCTTACTTTGTTTCAGCTGATTACTTTGCCGGTCGAGTATGACGCTAGTGCGAGAGCCAAGAAGGAGTTGGTTGCCTTGGGTATCCTCGGAAATGATGAAATGGTCGGAGTGGAAAAGACGCTCAATGCGGCGGCGTTGACCTATGTCGCTGCGTTTGTAAGCTCTCTCAGCTACTTAATCTACCTACTAAGCATGTTAGGGGGCAGCAGAGATTAG